The Parambassis ranga chromosome 19, fParRan2.1, whole genome shotgun sequence genome contains a region encoding:
- the LOC114452355 gene encoding photoreceptor-specific nuclear receptor-like, translated as MENHMIKMNMYSSDSSNDFTQQSTDGTRAEKSPRNALGQSLLCKVCSDSSSGKHYGIYACNGCSGFFKRSVRRRLIYRCQAGTGRCPVDKAHRNQCQACRLKKCLQAGMNKDAVQNERQPRSTAHVSLDSIKVDSNKEHMATTQDLSSSDSYSSVMCRPLVTSSVATSATIQPCSNPRNNHRFMVSLLTAETCAKLEPEDVEENIDVTTNDSERDRSPSDCHVSPYTCSESVYETAARLLFMSVKWAKNLPVFAHLPFRDQVILLEEAWSEMFLLCAIQWSLPTDSCPLLSLPEQCKTSVPTADLQILEEVFSRFKALAVDPTEFACLKAIVLFKPETRSLKDPEQVENLQDQSQVLLAQHIHTVYPSQSARFGRLLLLLPSLHFVSSEKIEQLFFHRTIGSIPMEKLLCDMFKN; from the exons ATGGAAAACCACATGATCAAAATGAACATGTACTCATCGGACAGCTCCAATGacttcacacagcagagcacagaTGGAACTCGAGCAG AGAAAAGTCCACGGAACGCACTCGGTCAAAGCCTGTTGTGTAAAGTGTGCTCTGATTCAAGCAGTGGTAAACACTATGGCATATATGCCTGCAATGGCTGCAGCGGCTTCTTCAAACGGAGTGTGAGACGAAGACTGATCTACAG GTGCCAGGCTGGAACTGGGAGGTGTCCTGTCGACAAGGCTCATCGGAACCAGTGCCAAGCTTGTCGACTGAAGAAGTGTCTTCAAGCTGGCATGAACAAAGATG CTGTGCAGAATGAGCGGCAGCCTCGAAGCACAGCTCACGTCAGTCTAGACTCCATAAAAGTGGACTCTAACAAGGAGCACATGGCCACCACGCAGGACCTCAGCTCGTCTGACAGCTACTCTTCAGTCATGTGTAGACCTCTGGTCACCTCATCTGTCGCCACATCAGCCACCATACAGCCCTGCAGCAACCCTAGAAACAACCACCGCTTCATGGTCAGCCTGCTGACTGCTGAGACATGTGCAAAACTGGAGCCCGAGGATG TGGAGGAGAATATTGATGTGACAACGAATGATTCAGAGAGGGATCGCTCTCCATCTGACTGCCATGTGTCTCCATACACCTGTTCAGAAAGTGTGTACGAGACAGCCGCACGACTCCTCTTCATGTCAGTCAAATGGGCAAAAAACCTGCCTGTGTTTGCTCACCTGCCATTTCGAGACCAG GTGATTCTTCTTGAAGAAGCTTGGAGTGAAATGTTCCTCTTGTGTGCCATCCAGTGGTCTCTGCCCACGGATAGCTGTCCTCTTTTGTCTCTGCCGGAGCAGTGCAAGACCAGCGTTCCCACAGCTGACCTGCAGATCCTGGAAGAGGTCTTCAGTCGCTTCAAGGCCCTGGCTGTTGACCCCACTGAGTTTGCCTGCCTGAAGGCCATTGTGCTGTTCAAGCCCG AGACACGCAGCCTAAAAGACCCAGAGCAGGTGGAGAATCTGCAGGACCAGTCACAGGTGTTGTTGGCTCAGCACATCCATACAGTATACCCGAGCCAAAGTGCCAG GTTTGGGAGGTTGTTACTTCTGCTGCCATCCCTCCACTTTGTGAGTTCAGAGAAAATAGAGCAGCTGTTCTTTCACAGAACCATTGGAAGCATCCCCAtggagaagctgctgtgtgacaTGTTCAAAAATTAA
- the stoml1 gene encoding stomatin-like protein 1 produces the protein MFNRSYQLLPQRDSSSLRTPGLFVDSDSFTKPSYHKGLSFDYIPNVSQNDYTDTSQGWLSWICNLVVIFLVYIFTFIMFPITGWFVLKTVPNYQRIVVFRLGRVCPPKGPGIVLVLPLIDQWQKVDLRTRAFNIPPCQVSTQDGGLLSVGADIQFRIWNPVMSVVSVQDLNASTRMTAQNALTHSLSKKTVREIQTERVKLGEYLGMDINEMTRPWGLEVDRVELTLGSLLKAPEEGPSGPLIMPPSVPGLEGLTGPIQQLAMHFLSHSGSSQSHQGDSVTYMNEFSSPSEAVVATPGSIEELLDAVKLLLSESLVRQVGACFQFNISSNDGQQCSYYVDLSQGSGAAGAGSLCRDPDVTLSMSDCDLLAMFQGVLRPFAAYTSGRLKVQGDIKTAMKLEELIKLLKKQNS, from the exons ATGTTTAACAGGTCCTATCAACTGCTCCCGCAAAGGGACTCTAGCTCTCTGAGGACTCCTGGCTTGTTTGTGGACTCTGACAGCTTTACAAAACCCAGTTACCACAAAGGACTGTCGTTTGACTACATCCCCAATGTTTCTCAAAACGACTACACTG ACACCTCCCAGGGGTGGCTGTCATGGATTTGTAACCTGGTCGTCATCTTCCTTGTCTATATCTTCACCTTTATAATGTTTCCAATTACGGGATGGTTTGTGCTGAAA ACAGTGCCGAACTACCAGAGGATAGTAGTGTTCCGCCTGGGCCGTGTTTGTCCCCCAAAGGGCCCTGGCATCGTCTTAGTGTTGCCCCTCATTGACCAGTGGCAGAAAGTAGACCTGCGCACCCGAGCTTTCAATATCCCTCCTTGCCAG GTCTCTACTCAGGATGGGGGGTTGCTGTCAGTGGGAGCAGACATCCAGTTTAGGATCTGGAATCCAGTCATGTCTGTGGTATCAGTCCAGGACCTGAATGCCTCCACCAGGATGACTGCACAAAACGCTCTGACCCACAGCCTGTCCAAGAAGACTGTCAGAGAAATCCAAACGGAGAGAGTGAAACTAGGCGAATATCTTGGG ATGGACATCAATGAGATGACTCGTCCATGGGGGCTGGAGGTAGATAGGGTGGAACTTACCCTCGGTTCTCTGCTGAAAGCCCCTGAGGAAGGACCCTCTGGACCTCTCATTATGCCCCCCTCTGTACCTGGACTTGAAGGCCTCACTGGTCCCATTCAGCAGTTGGCCATGCACTTTCTAAGCCACAGTGGCAGTTCACAGTCTCATCAGG GTGACAGTGTAACATATATGAATGAGTTCAGCAGTCCCTCTGAGGCTGTTGTTGCCACACCAGGTTCTATTGAAGAGCTGCTTGATGCGGTCAAGCTGTTGCTCTCTGAATCTTTGGTCCGCCAGGTTGGGGCCTGTTTCCAGTTCAACATCAGTTCAAATGATGGACAGCAGTGCAGTTACTATGTGGATTTGAGCCAAG GTAGTGGTGCAGCTGGAGCAGGGTCCTTGTGCCGAGACCCAGATGTCACTCTTAGTATGAGTGACTGTGACCTTCTGGCCATGTTCCAGGGTGTACTAAGACCATTTGCTGCATATACAAGTGGCAGACTTAAAGTCCAAGGAGACATAAAGACAGCTATGAAACTGGAAGAACTCATAAAGCTGCTTAAGAAACAGAACTCGTAG